The following coding sequences lie in one Cyanobacterium sp. Dongsha4 genomic window:
- the pheS gene encoding phenylalanine--tRNA ligase subunit alpha, translating into MVTDIESRLKTLAEEAQEAIASSESLSQLEELRVSYLGKKGQLSLILKEMGKLSAEERPRIGAIANEIKTTIQDNLSHKQQNLQQAEIEKQILAETLDVTMPGVSYPLGKSHPLQSTIDRILDIFVGLGYTVAEGPQIESDYYNFTALNTPEDHPARDMQDTFYFEDGSLLRTHTSSVQIRYMEKNDPPIRIIAPGRVYRRDTVDATHSAVFHQIEILAVGKGLTFTDLKGTIKEFLRQMFGDDLPTVFRASYFPFTEPSAEVDVQWQGKWLEVLGCGMVDPNVLKAVGYDPEIYTGFAAGLGVERFAMILHKIDDIRRLYNSDLRFLQQF; encoded by the coding sequence ATGGTAACAGATATAGAATCTCGACTTAAAACTCTTGCCGAGGAAGCCCAAGAAGCGATCGCATCTTCCGAGAGTTTATCACAACTAGAAGAATTAAGAGTTAGTTATTTAGGTAAAAAAGGTCAATTATCCCTCATTTTAAAAGAAATGGGTAAACTATCCGCCGAAGAAAGACCCCGTATCGGTGCGATCGCAAATGAAATCAAAACTACTATTCAAGATAACTTAAGTCATAAACAACAAAATTTACAACAAGCAGAAATCGAAAAGCAGATTTTAGCAGAAACCCTAGATGTCACCATGCCGGGGGTAAGCTATCCCTTGGGCAAATCCCACCCCCTACAAAGTACTATTGATCGCATCTTAGATATATTTGTCGGCTTAGGATATACAGTTGCCGAAGGACCACAAATTGAGAGCGACTACTACAATTTTACGGCCTTAAATACCCCAGAAGATCATCCTGCTAGGGATATGCAAGATACTTTTTATTTTGAAGATGGTAGTCTCCTACGCACTCATACATCATCCGTACAAATTCGCTACATGGAGAAAAATGACCCACCCATTAGGATTATCGCACCGGGTAGAGTTTACCGACGAGATACCGTTGATGCCACCCATTCCGCCGTATTTCACCAAATCGAGATATTAGCCGTAGGGAAAGGCTTAACCTTCACCGACTTAAAAGGTACAATCAAAGAGTTTCTCAGACAAATGTTTGGAGACGATTTACCCACTGTTTTCCGTGCCAGTTACTTCCCCTTCACCGAACCGTCAGCAGAAGTTGATGTACAATGGCAGGGTAAATGGCTAGAGGTGTTAGGATGCGGTATGGTTGATCCTAATGTACTCAAAGCTGTAGGTTATGATCCAGAAATTTACACAGGATTCGCCGCAGGGTTAGGAGTTGAGCGTTTTGCTATGATTTTACACAAAATCGATGATATTCGTCGTTTATATAATAGTGATCTCCGTTTTCTACAACAATTCTAA
- a CDS encoding response regulator transcription factor: MTWQILVADDDLIIRNLLKECLELQGYSVILAGNGDEAISLAKTYYPHLLISDIIMPFKNGFELVKELRDIKEFELLPVIFLTNKDGIQDRVNGYQAGCDIYLEKPFNPPELIAIVKHLFTRHNIQLSQTKSDKKLEISLTNREKQVLGLLIKGLSNLKIGEELYLSSKTVEKYVSNLLRKTGSTNRTELASFACKNKII; the protein is encoded by the coding sequence ATGACATGGCAAATTTTGGTGGCTGACGATGACTTAATTATTAGAAATTTACTTAAAGAATGTTTAGAATTACAAGGTTATTCAGTCATTCTAGCGGGGAATGGAGACGAAGCGATTTCTCTAGCAAAAACTTATTATCCCCATTTATTAATCTCTGATATAATTATGCCTTTCAAAAATGGTTTTGAGCTAGTAAAAGAATTAAGAGATATAAAAGAGTTTGAATTATTACCTGTTATTTTTTTAACTAATAAAGACGGTATTCAAGATAGGGTAAATGGTTATCAAGCAGGATGTGATATTTATTTAGAAAAACCTTTTAATCCACCAGAATTAATTGCCATCGTCAAACATTTATTTACTCGTCATAATATTCAATTAAGTCAAACTAAGTCTGATAAAAAATTAGAGATTTCATTAACTAATAGGGAAAAGCAAGTTTTAGGGCTATTGATAAAAGGATTGTCTAACTTAAAAATAGGAGAGGAATTATATTTAAGCTCAAAAACAGTAGAAAAATATGTGAGTAATTTGTTAAGAAAAACAGGGTCAACTAATCGTACTGAATTAGCTAGTTTTGCTTGTAAAAATAAAATAATTTGA